The following are encoded together in the Magnetospirillum gryphiswaldense MSR-1 v2 genome:
- a CDS encoding TOTE conflict system archaeo-eukaryotic primase domain-containing protein, producing MTLPPPSDDDEIAAIRERLVALDAERTALESRLAGLLTLQMERPIPAPPPSSSTAGTMTGTASPAIKIALFRSLFRGREDVFPKRWSNPRSGKSGYSPACANEWVPRLCGKPKVKCGDCPNRHFLPVTDTVIAQHLRGEGSDGRDFIIGVYPMLADETCWFLAADFDKKSWRDDVAAFLETCRIKNIPTAVERSRSGNGGHVWIFFAEPVPAGLARRLGAHILTETMERAPELGFDSYDRFFPNQDTMPAGGFGNLIALPLQRRPREAGNSVFLDDQFEPHPDQWQYLSGVRRMTLAEVSTLTDEASRQGRILGVRLPIDDDDEEPWLAPPSRRKPEAPVSGPLPETVDMVLGNQVYIDRTALPPALVNRLVRLAAFQNPEFYSAQAMRLPIFDIPRIIGCAELPSHHVALPRGCRDQAEALLTSLGIGIRCRDERYVGQLIDANFTGTLTLEQQAAADALLRHDTGVLAATTAFGKTVVAAHLIAARKTNTLVLVHRRQLLDQWIARLSTFLDLPPKSIGQIGGGKRKPTGIVDVAVIQSLARKGEVDDIVGEYGHLIIDECHHLSAVSFEAVARRCKAKYVLGLSATVTRKDGHHPIIFMQCGPVRFRVDAKRQAAQRPFGHRVILRQTGFTLPVGMNGDRLAIQDVYNALARDEPRNTMIFDDVLKALEGGRSPVVLTERKEHALLLAERLSRFARNVIVLHGGMGVKARRAQAEQLAAIADTEERVLIATGRYIGEGFDDARLDTLFLTMPISWRGTLAQYAGRLHRLHPGKREVIIYDYVDEAVPVLARMSGKRIKGYDSLGYSVGKTQP from the coding sequence GTGACATTGCCCCCGCCTTCCGACGATGACGAGATTGCCGCGATCCGGGAACGCCTTGTCGCGCTTGATGCGGAACGGACGGCCTTGGAAAGCAGGCTTGCCGGTCTCCTGACGCTTCAGATGGAACGCCCGATCCCCGCGCCGCCACCCTCCTCCTCCACTGCGGGGACGATGACAGGGACCGCCTCCCCCGCCATCAAGATCGCTCTGTTCCGGTCGCTATTCCGGGGGCGCGAGGATGTCTTTCCGAAGCGCTGGAGCAATCCCAGGAGTGGCAAATCGGGCTATTCACCGGCCTGCGCCAACGAATGGGTGCCGCGCCTATGCGGCAAGCCCAAGGTCAAATGCGGAGATTGTCCAAACAGGCACTTCCTGCCTGTGACCGATACCGTCATCGCTCAGCATCTTCGCGGCGAGGGATCGGATGGGCGGGACTTCATTATCGGTGTCTATCCGATGCTGGCTGACGAGACCTGCTGGTTTCTCGCCGCCGATTTCGACAAGAAATCGTGGCGGGACGACGTCGCTGCCTTTCTGGAAACCTGCCGGATCAAAAACATCCCGACGGCGGTGGAGCGATCCCGATCCGGCAATGGCGGACACGTCTGGATATTCTTTGCCGAACCGGTTCCGGCCGGACTGGCCCGCCGTTTGGGTGCCCACATCCTGACCGAGACCATGGAGCGCGCCCCCGAGCTCGGCTTCGATTCTTACGACCGCTTCTTCCCCAACCAGGACACCATGCCGGCCGGCGGGTTCGGCAACCTGATCGCCCTGCCCCTGCAGCGACGCCCCCGCGAGGCCGGCAACAGCGTCTTCCTGGATGACCAATTCGAACCCCATCCCGATCAATGGCAATACCTGTCGGGGGTCCGAAGAATGACGCTGGCGGAGGTCTCCACCCTGACCGACGAGGCCAGCCGCCAGGGCCGCATCCTCGGTGTCCGCCTGCCCATAGACGACGATGACGAGGAGCCGTGGCTGGCACCGCCATCCCGGCGCAAGCCTGAGGCTCCGGTCAGCGGCCCCTTGCCGGAAACGGTCGACATGGTCCTGGGTAATCAGGTCTACATCGACCGCACCGCCCTCCCCCCGGCCTTGGTCAATCGCCTGGTCCGTCTGGCGGCATTCCAGAACCCCGAGTTCTACAGCGCCCAGGCCATGCGCCTGCCCATCTTCGACATTCCCCGCATCATCGGCTGCGCCGAGTTGCCATCACACCATGTCGCCCTGCCCCGAGGATGCCGTGATCAGGCAGAGGCCCTGCTCACCTCATTGGGAATTGGCATCCGTTGCCGTGATGAACGCTATGTCGGCCAACTGATCGATGCCAACTTCACCGGTACGCTGACACTGGAACAGCAGGCGGCTGCCGATGCGCTGCTGCGCCACGACACCGGGGTGCTGGCGGCAACCACGGCGTTTGGAAAGACCGTGGTGGCCGCGCACCTCATCGCCGCCCGCAAGACCAACACGCTGGTTCTGGTCCACCGTCGGCAGCTTCTCGACCAATGGATTGCCCGGCTCTCCACCTTTCTCGATCTACCGCCCAAGTCCATCGGCCAGATCGGCGGCGGAAAGCGCAAACCCACCGGTATTGTCGATGTTGCCGTCATCCAAAGTCTGGCCCGCAAGGGCGAGGTCGATGACATCGTCGGCGAGTACGGCCATCTGATCATCGACGAGTGCCACCATTTGTCGGCGGTCAGCTTCGAGGCGGTGGCCCGGCGCTGCAAGGCGAAATACGTCCTCGGCCTGTCGGCGACCGTCACCCGCAAGGACGGGCATCATCCGATCATCTTCATGCAATGCGGTCCGGTGCGATTTCGAGTCGATGCGAAGCGGCAGGCCGCCCAGCGCCCGTTCGGGCACCGGGTCATCCTCAGACAGACCGGGTTCACGTTGCCCGTCGGGATGAACGGCGACCGGCTCGCGATCCAGGATGTATACAATGCCCTGGCCAGGGACGAGCCGCGCAACACCATGATCTTCGACGACGTGCTGAAGGCCCTGGAAGGCGGGCGCTCGCCGGTGGTCCTGACCGAACGCAAGGAACACGCTCTGCTTCTGGCAGAACGGCTGTCGCGATTTGCCCGGAATGTCATCGTTCTGCACGGCGGCATGGGGGTGAAGGCCCGGCGTGCGCAGGCAGAACAGCTTGCCGCCATCGCCGACACCGAGGAACGGGTGCTGATCGCCACTGGCCGCTACATCGGCGAAGGATTCGACGACGCCCGCCTCGACACCCTGTTCCTGACCATGCCGATTTCCTGGCGCGGAACCCTGGCCCAATATGCCGGCCGCCTGCACCGCCTTCACCCTGGCAAGCGGGAAGTCATCATCTACGATTACGTCGATGAGGCCGTCCCGGTACTGGCTCGCATGAGCGGCAAACGGATCAAAGGGTACGATAGCCTCGGATATTCGGTCGGAAAAACACAACCATAG
- a CDS encoding HEPN domain-containing protein, which produces MTAAERDIEAARRLLPEMPDQAIFHAQQAAEKMTRAVCEGEGLAVGRTHNIGQAAGSLPDGHVFKEDLLGLDNLSAAATAWRYPSPGGWFPAMPDPGDVEAALADIEALLPEIRDWLSER; this is translated from the coding sequence ATGACCGCTGCCGAGCGCGACATCGAAGCCGCGCGACGGTTGCTTCCCGAAATGCCCGATCAGGCGATCTTCCATGCCCAGCAGGCGGCGGAGAAGATGACGCGGGCGGTCTGCGAAGGCGAAGGACTCGCCGTCGGCCGCACACACAATATCGGACAGGCCGCCGGCTCCCTTCCCGACGGCCATGTTTTCAAGGAGGATCTTCTGGGCCTCGACAATCTGTCGGCGGCAGCCACGGCGTGGCGCTACCCCAGCCCCGGCGGCTGGTTCCCGGCCATGCCCGATCCGGGCGATGTCGAGGCCGCACTGGCCGACATCGAGGCGCTGCTGCCCGAGATCCGCGACTGGCTGTCCGAACGATAA
- a CDS encoding nucleotidyltransferase domain-containing protein: MSTPTITFRVKPDRQHAVRELVNAIKDDPGMTAAMLEFIRTRPSLVPGTGGDTAIRNIGPFRNEDAALSFLVGRLKTALRPVALFLFGSRAAGSARPDSDFDLLVILPDDESGPPDYFAAYAPVAGCGIGVDVVPCRLADFEAERQRPGTIAHAADSAGRLLYASPGSPFRDRWRGQAVSQ, encoded by the coding sequence ATGTCCACCCCCACGATCACCTTCCGGGTGAAGCCCGATCGGCAACATGCCGTCCGCGAACTCGTCAACGCCATCAAGGATGATCCGGGCATGACGGCAGCCATGCTGGAATTCATCCGCACGCGACCGTCCTTGGTTCCGGGAACTGGTGGCGACACGGCGATCCGCAACATCGGCCCGTTCCGCAACGAGGACGCGGCGTTGTCCTTTCTGGTTGGACGCCTCAAGACGGCCCTGCGCCCGGTGGCGCTTTTCCTGTTCGGCAGCCGCGCCGCCGGATCGGCGCGCCCGGACAGCGATTTCGACCTTCTGGTCATCCTGCCCGACGACGAAAGCGGCCCCCCGGACTATTTCGCCGCCTATGCGCCGGTGGCGGGCTGCGGCATCGGCGTCGACGTCGTGCCCTGCCGCCTCGCCGATTTCGAGGCTGAACGGCAACGGCCCGGCACCATTGCCCATGCGGCGGACAGCGCAGGCCGGTTGCTGTATGCCAGCCCGGGCTCTCCCTTCCGTGACCGCTGGCGCGGTCAGGCGGTCAGCCAATGA
- a CDS encoding helix-turn-helix domain-containing protein, whose amino-acid sequence MARHGASSSNHGCEALTDMMNLGARLRAARERRGMSQQAVADTLGLPRTAVTNMETGNRTVSTLELGRLSEIYGQPAAFLLGEDEPGAEDISVVLHRALPEMGQTPEVDQAVTHIIDLCREGAGLKLMLNQATEQTVPDYSARMASSGDAIRQGQQVAQEERRRMGLGNSPLGNIASMITEQGIWAAASDLPDSLSGFFVKHASIGLAILVNDRHWPVRRRFSYAHEYAHALFDRQAPVTTTRRENSSELIEKRANAFAAAFLMPAEGVVEQLAQLDKGRPSRQAQVIFDVANNASIEAEIRPRPGSQFITYQDAAALARHFGVSYEAAVWRLKSLGHIGQGETDALIGQKDVGKRYIKLLGFLDILDEGEAPQANEVELRNQLTRLALEAYRQEEISRGRLSEISRKLGIDPAEMIDLAEAACAG is encoded by the coding sequence ATGGCCCGACACGGAGCATCCTCATCCAACCACGGTTGCGAGGCATTGACCGACATGATGAACTTGGGAGCCCGTCTGCGCGCAGCCAGGGAACGTCGCGGCATGAGCCAGCAGGCTGTCGCCGACACCCTCGGTCTTCCCCGCACCGCAGTGACCAACATGGAAACCGGCAATCGCACGGTGTCCACCCTCGAACTGGGCCGCCTGTCGGAGATTTACGGACAGCCTGCCGCCTTCCTTCTCGGCGAGGATGAACCCGGCGCCGAGGACATTTCCGTGGTGCTCCACCGCGCCCTGCCCGAAATGGGCCAGACGCCGGAAGTCGATCAGGCCGTCACCCACATCATCGACCTGTGCCGGGAGGGTGCCGGCCTCAAGCTCATGCTGAACCAGGCAACCGAACAAACGGTCCCCGACTACTCCGCCCGAATGGCCTCGTCAGGCGATGCGATTCGCCAGGGCCAGCAGGTAGCGCAGGAAGAGCGCCGACGGATGGGCCTTGGCAACTCCCCGCTGGGCAATATCGCCAGCATGATAACCGAGCAGGGAATATGGGCCGCCGCCTCGGACCTTCCCGACAGCCTGTCGGGATTCTTCGTCAAGCACGCCTCGATCGGACTGGCCATCCTGGTTAATGATCGCCATTGGCCGGTGCGCCGACGCTTCTCCTACGCCCATGAATACGCCCATGCGCTATTCGACCGACAGGCTCCCGTCACCACGACGCGGCGCGAGAATTCTTCAGAACTAATCGAGAAGCGGGCGAACGCATTCGCCGCAGCCTTCCTGATGCCGGCGGAAGGGGTTGTTGAGCAGTTGGCGCAACTCGACAAGGGGCGGCCCAGCCGGCAGGCCCAGGTCATTTTCGACGTCGCCAACAATGCGTCCATCGAGGCGGAAATTCGCCCCCGTCCCGGCTCCCAGTTCATCACCTATCAAGATGCCGCCGCCCTGGCCCGGCACTTCGGTGTCAGCTACGAGGCGGCGGTGTGGCGCTTGAAAAGCCTGGGCCATATCGGCCAGGGGGAAACTGACGCCCTCATCGGGCAGAAGGACGTCGGCAAGCGCTACATCAAGCTGCTGGGATTCCTGGACATCCTCGACGAAGGCGAAGCGCCACAGGCGAACGAGGTCGAATTGCGCAACCAGCTGACCCGGCTGGCGCTGGAGGCGTACCGCCAGGAAGAAATCTCCCGCGGACGCCTGTCCGAAATCAGCCGCAAGCTGGGCATTGATCCGGCGGAAATGATCGACCTTGCCGAAGCGGCCTGCGCAGGCTGA
- a CDS encoding IS630 family transposase (programmed frameshift): MTWRSGQSYSQDLRDRVLAAVDSGMSAYEVAPLFRVSVSYIYKAQGRRRATGETTVKPRPGRPGQKLAAHLEALQAQIKVEPDATLAELRAWVLAELGVSISVGGLWNTLERLDLSPEKKSAHAAEQERPDVAEGRIAWRAEQPALDPTRLVFLDETGASTNMTRRYGRAPRGQRLLAAVPHGHWKMTTFVGALRHDGISAPFVIDKAMNGAIFLAYVEQVLAPTLRPGDIVVMDNLPAHKVAGVKQLIEARGATLRYLPPYSPDLNPIELAFAKLKSLLRKAQARTINTLWDVIGKLIDLFPPEECANFFAHDGYGRSM; this comes from the exons ATGACGTGGCGCTCAGGGCAGTCCTATTCTCAGGACTTGCGCGATAGAGTTTTGGCGGCTGTGGACAGCGGCATGAGCGCCTACGAGGTGGCGCCGCTGTTCCGGGTGAGCGTTTCGTACATCTACAAGGCCCAAGGCCGCCGCCGGGCCACCGGCGAGACGACGGTGAAGCCACGGCCTGGGCGGCCAGGACAGAAGCTGGCGGCTCACCTTGAGGCGTTGCAGGCGCAGATCAAGGTCGAGCCCGATGCCACGCTGGCTGAGTTGCGCGCCTGGGTTCTGGCCGAATTGGGCGTGTCGATCAGCGTCGGCGGCCTGTGGAACACGCTTGAGCGGCTCGACCTCAGTC CTGAAAAAAAGAGTGCGCATGCTGCCGAGCAGGAACGTCCCGACGTAGCCGAAGGACGCATCGCCTGGCGAGCCGAGCAGCCGGCGCTGGACCCAACCCGCTTGGTCTTCCTTGATGAAACCGGGGCATCGACCAACATGACCCGGCGCTACGGACGGGCGCCGCGCGGTCAGCGGCTGCTGGCTGCGGTGCCGCACGGTCATTGGAAAATGACCACCTTCGTCGGGGCGCTCCGGCATGACGGAATCTCCGCCCCCTTCGTCATCGACAAGGCGATGAATGGCGCGATCTTCCTGGCCTATGTCGAGCAGGTCCTGGCTCCGACCTTGCGGCCCGGCGACATCGTCGTAATGGACAATCTGCCCGCCCACAAGGTGGCAGGGGTCAAGCAACTCATCGAAGCCCGAGGGGCCACCCTGCGGTATCTGCCGCCCTACTCCCCAGACCTCAATCCCATCGAGCTCGCCTTCGCCAAGCTCAAGAGCCTGCTGCGAAAGGCGCAAGCCCGCACCATCAACACCTTATGGGACGTGATCGGAAAACTCATCGACCTGTTTCCGCCCGAGGAATGCGCCAATTTCTTCGCCCACGACGGATATGGACGCTCGATGTGA
- a CDS encoding putative H+/anion permease: MPELNALYLVIVLMLIGLAVGRLGLMPFVALLLGAALFGQLAGSSFPWAAKEFNMGFGQTLAAAGLAVVAGAMLSVAWNRAGAALWWRPRLDGRFGPLLGMIGGLLAGLGGTPLAGLAAVTPIAWAAGKARGRVGLALASGISAAHGCLVPAPLPIAALAILGGDWRWGLGFGLAAALVQALVGLWLAGRADDCGDADNTSAPPNRRAGWAGLAGVIIMVGLVIGHALGQIPAEPFGGGNTRENILGLGRPMLLLLFGLGGALVVMGALGRQALGSDGWLAEGARRSVGVLLAVGAVGGWQMSLYNTGMAPLLAERLAGLPTVLGPALPFLMALMARALQGSALTATLTAAGIVQPLLVPLGLTGGDGAALAAVAVGAGAMAAPHLNDGFFWLAADHARLGVAGALKRISLGILAQSLAGLVVLMALWGLVH; the protein is encoded by the coding sequence GTGCCCGAGCTTAACGCCCTTTACCTTGTGATCGTGCTGATGCTGATCGGACTGGCCGTAGGCCGGCTGGGCCTGATGCCGTTCGTCGCCCTGCTGCTGGGGGCCGCCCTGTTCGGGCAATTGGCGGGCAGCTCGTTTCCCTGGGCGGCCAAGGAATTCAACATGGGCTTCGGCCAGACCCTGGCGGCGGCCGGGCTGGCGGTGGTGGCGGGCGCCATGCTTTCGGTGGCCTGGAACCGGGCGGGCGCCGCCCTGTGGTGGCGGCCCAGGCTGGACGGCCGGTTCGGACCGTTGCTGGGAATGATCGGCGGCCTGCTGGCCGGTCTGGGCGGCACGCCCCTGGCCGGTCTGGCGGCTGTCACCCCCATCGCCTGGGCGGCCGGCAAGGCGCGGGGCCGCGTCGGTCTGGCGCTTGCTTCCGGCATCAGCGCGGCCCATGGCTGCCTGGTGCCGGCGCCGCTGCCCATCGCGGCGCTGGCCATTCTGGGCGGCGACTGGCGTTGGGGGCTGGGCTTCGGGCTGGCGGCGGCGCTGGTCCAGGCTTTGGTCGGGCTGTGGCTGGCCGGGCGGGCCGATGACTGCGGCGATGCGGACAACACATCGGCGCCGCCCAATCGCCGGGCCGGCTGGGCCGGCCTGGCGGGCGTCATCATCATGGTGGGGCTGGTCATCGGCCATGCCTTGGGCCAAATCCCCGCCGAGCCGTTCGGCGGCGGCAATACGCGAGAAAACATCCTGGGCCTGGGGCGGCCCATGCTGCTGCTGTTGTTCGGACTGGGCGGCGCCCTGGTTGTGATGGGGGCGTTGGGGCGCCAGGCACTTGGCTCCGACGGCTGGCTGGCCGAGGGCGCCCGGCGCTCGGTCGGCGTGCTGCTGGCGGTGGGGGCCGTCGGCGGCTGGCAGATGAGCCTTTACAATACTGGCATGGCGCCGCTGCTGGCCGAGCGGCTGGCCGGGCTGCCGACAGTATTGGGGCCGGCCCTTCCCTTCCTGATGGCCCTGATGGCCCGTGCCCTTCAGGGTTCGGCGCTGACGGCGACGCTGACGGCGGCCGGCATCGTGCAGCCCTTGCTGGTTCCGCTGGGCTTGACCGGGGGCGACGGCGCGGCCCTGGCCGCCGTGGCGGTCGGCGCGGGGGCCATGGCGGCGCCGCATCTCAATGATGGCTTCTTCTGGCTGGCCGCCGATCATGCCCGTCTGGGCGTGGCCGGGGCGCTGAAGCGGATCAGTCTGGGAATCCTGGCGCAGTCCCTGGCGGGGCTGGTGGTGCTGATGGCCCTATGGGGCCTTGTTCACTAG
- a CDS encoding glycoside hydrolase family 5 protein gives MTLRAFITAGFLVLATTLPAWAEGFIHARGRDLIAPDGNVFLIRGIALGNWLMPEGYLFKFKKAKAPREIHQLMELLLGPDDAWAFWSDFRDRWVAEDDIRLIAKAGFNTIRVPLHYGLFLAQNDRLGSDSNQPIRFEGPGWALLDRLVGWCRQAGLRVIIDLHAAPGGQTGVNHDDGTGFPLVFYLPREKARTTALWREIARRYGADPTVLGYELLNEPISTYNDEDLLNSGLEPLYRELTQAVREVAPHQLVFLAAAQWDQNMGPFGPPFAPNLVYVYHQFWSTTGLDAIQDYVNFSRLNRVPILLGEAGEAEDAWNRDYHRLNERYGFGWSFWTYKNLESSASVVNVTAPKGWTRIAAAGSMADPSLEKAGLTRAEAKAILWDYLDAIRLARTQVNVCYIRSLDLGADLPDSPCPRPAKWP, from the coding sequence ATGACACTGCGGGCCTTCATCACGGCTGGATTTTTGGTGCTGGCGACGACCTTGCCGGCCTGGGCCGAAGGATTCATCCATGCCAGGGGCCGCGACCTGATCGCGCCCGATGGCAATGTCTTTCTGATCCGGGGTATTGCGCTGGGCAACTGGCTGATGCCGGAAGGCTATCTGTTCAAGTTCAAGAAGGCCAAGGCGCCCCGGGAAATCCATCAGCTGATGGAGCTGCTGCTGGGACCCGACGATGCCTGGGCGTTCTGGAGCGATTTCCGGGACCGCTGGGTGGCGGAAGACGATATTCGCCTCATCGCCAAGGCCGGCTTCAACACAATCCGCGTGCCGCTGCATTACGGCCTGTTCCTGGCTCAGAATGACCGGCTGGGATCCGACAGCAACCAGCCCATCCGGTTCGAAGGACCCGGCTGGGCTCTGCTGGATCGGCTGGTGGGCTGGTGCCGCCAGGCGGGCCTTCGCGTCATCATCGATCTGCACGCGGCGCCCGGCGGCCAGACCGGCGTCAATCACGACGACGGCACCGGCTTTCCCCTGGTCTTCTACCTGCCGCGCGAAAAGGCCCGCACCACGGCGCTATGGCGGGAAATCGCCCGGCGCTACGGCGCTGACCCCACCGTGCTGGGCTATGAACTGCTGAACGAGCCCATCAGCACCTATAACGACGAGGACCTGCTGAATTCCGGCCTTGAGCCCCTGTATCGCGAGCTGACCCAGGCGGTCCGCGAGGTGGCCCCCCACCAGCTGGTGTTCCTGGCCGCCGCCCAATGGGACCAGAATATGGGGCCGTTCGGCCCGCCCTTCGCCCCCAATCTGGTCTATGTTTATCACCAGTTCTGGTCCACCACCGGGCTGGACGCCATCCAGGATTACGTCAACTTCTCCAGGCTGAACCGGGTGCCCATTCTGCTGGGCGAGGCCGGCGAGGCCGAGGACGCCTGGAACCGCGATTATCACCGCCTGAACGAGCGTTACGGCTTTGGCTGGAGCTTCTGGACATACAAGAACCTGGAAAGCTCGGCCAGCGTGGTCAACGTCACCGCCCCCAAAGGCTGGACCAGAATCGCCGCCGCCGGGTCCATGGCCGATCCCAGCCTGGAGAAGGCGGGGCTGACCAGGGCCGAGGCCAAGGCCATCCTGTGGGACTATCTGGATGCCATTCGGCTGGCCCGGACCCAGGTCAATGTCTGCTATATCCGATCATTGGATCTGGGGGCGGATTTGCCCGATTCCCCTTGCCCGCGCCCGGCCAAGTGGCCGTGA
- a CDS encoding IS3 family transposase (programmed frameshift), with amino-acid sequence MKRSRFTEEQIIGILKEQEAGHATADVCRKHGISSATFYKWKAKYGGLEVSEAKRLKALEEENARLKKLLAEAMLDNAILKDVASKKMVTPASLRSAVAHVRADHGVSERRACLVLGADRSTIRYRSRRPDDTEFRERLRELSRQRRRFGYRRLHLLLAREGHAMNQKKLRRLYAEEKLQVRRRGGRKRALGTRAPMTITQGPNQRWSLDFVADAFSDGRRFRILTVVDDFTRECLALVADTSLSGARVARELDGLLAKRGRPLMIVSDNGTEFTSMAMLRWSQDHQVEWHYIAPGKPMQNGFVESFNGRLRDECLNETLFSSLAHARRVLADWKDNYNHARPHSGLGGLTPAEAATKAATQAGLGHAPALLAITARFGHQNHSGLHP; translated from the exons ATGAAGCGCAGCCGGTTCACGGAAGAACAGATCATCGGCATCCTGAAGGAGCAGGAGGCCGGTCATGCGACGGCGGATGTGTGCCGCAAGCATGGGATTTCGAGCGCCACCTTCTACAAGTGGAAGGCCAAGTACGGCGGCCTGGAAGTGTCGGAGGCCAAGCGGCTGAAGGCGCTGGAGGAGGAGAACGCCCGGCTGAAGAAGCTGCTGGCCGAGGCCATGCTCGACAACGCCATCCTGAAGGATGTCGCCTCAAA AAAAATGGTGACGCCCGCCTCTTTGCGGTCTGCCGTTGCTCATGTCCGTGCCGATCACGGCGTGAGCGAGCGGCGGGCGTGCCTTGTGTTGGGGGCGGATCGGTCGACGATCCGGTATCGCTCCCGGCGCCCCGATGACACCGAATTCCGGGAGCGGCTGCGCGAGTTGTCGCGGCAGCGGCGACGCTTCGGCTATCGCCGCCTCCATCTCCTGCTGGCCCGGGAGGGCCATGCCATGAACCAGAAGAAGCTGCGTCGATTGTATGCAGAAGAGAAGCTCCAGGTCCGGCGGCGGGGCGGGCGCAAGCGTGCTTTGGGCACGCGGGCACCGATGACGATCACGCAGGGACCGAATCAACGCTGGTCGCTGGACTTCGTCGCCGATGCCTTCAGCGACGGGCGGCGTTTTCGCATCCTAACCGTGGTCGACGATTTCACCCGCGAGTGCCTGGCGCTGGTGGCCGACACCTCGCTGTCCGGTGCCCGTGTCGCCCGCGAACTGGATGGTTTACTCGCCAAGCGCGGCAGGCCGCTGATGATCGTCAGCGACAACGGCACCGAATTCACCAGCATGGCCATGCTGCGCTGGAGCCAGGATCACCAAGTGGAATGGCATTACATCGCCCCGGGCAAGCCCATGCAGAACGGCTTCGTCGAGAGCTTCAACGGCAGGCTCCGCGACGAATGCCTCAATGAGACGCTGTTCTCGTCACTGGCCCATGCCCGCCGCGTCCTCGCCGATTGGAAGGACAACTACAACCACGCGCGGCCCCATTCCGGTCTCGGCGGCCTTACCCCCGCCGAAGCCGCCACCAAGGCCGCGACGCAAGCAGGGCTGGGGCATGCCCCAGCCCTGCTTGCAATCACCGCCCGCTTCGGGCATCAAAACCACTCGGGTCTCCACCCATAA
- a CDS encoding type IV secretory system conjugative DNA transfer family protein, which produces MTAPMGFGRHHHCHDERGGDIVYTSDAPLVTIAPTGSGKTTGAVIPSLLTWPGPAVVVDPKGEVCAVTAAARRRMGQKVLRIDPFGIADAAEAQCASLNPLDLIDDSPNATDEAVALSQSLTPASISSDPFWDISARQIMTGALLWVALHAPPHLKSIDTVQRLFAQGNEGLAAFLGAMKIERKFDGRIAESANQLLSLPDKTFGSVLSSIRAALNFLSSPGTRAGISSGNAVDLADLTGGAPMTLYLVLPPDKLDSHSKLLRVWMTTIIRTLAMRKHRPPMPTLLMVDEAAQLGPLDELRVAITLLRGQGVQVWTHWQSLAQIQHLYPDWRTLIENAGIIQAFGAATAMSAAAIQSVTGYEGEILGLRHDEQILSMAGLPAIRARRPNYLTDLRYQGQFRPNPLFAPQIG; this is translated from the coding sequence TTGACCGCCCCCATGGGATTTGGCAGGCATCACCATTGCCACGACGAGAGAGGTGGCGACATCGTCTATACCTCGGACGCGCCCCTCGTCACCATTGCCCCCACCGGTTCCGGCAAAACCACCGGGGCCGTGATTCCGTCCCTGCTGACATGGCCAGGCCCAGCGGTGGTGGTTGACCCCAAGGGCGAGGTCTGCGCGGTGACTGCGGCCGCACGCCGTCGCATGGGCCAGAAAGTCCTGCGGATCGACCCGTTCGGTATCGCGGATGCCGCGGAGGCCCAATGTGCGTCACTCAACCCCTTGGACTTGATCGACGACTCTCCGAACGCCACCGACGAGGCCGTGGCCCTCAGCCAATCTCTGACCCCTGCATCCATTTCCAGCGATCCATTCTGGGATATATCGGCCCGGCAAATCATGACCGGCGCCTTGTTGTGGGTTGCCCTGCACGCCCCGCCACACCTGAAAAGCATCGACACGGTGCAGCGACTGTTCGCCCAAGGAAACGAAGGCTTGGCGGCGTTTCTGGGGGCTATGAAAATCGAACGCAAGTTCGACGGCCGCATCGCCGAATCGGCAAACCAATTGCTGTCACTGCCCGACAAGACATTCGGTTCCGTGTTGTCATCCATTCGCGCCGCACTGAATTTCCTGTCATCTCCCGGTACGCGAGCCGGCATTTCTTCAGGCAACGCCGTTGATCTGGCCGACCTGACCGGTGGTGCCCCGATGACGCTGTATTTGGTTTTGCCGCCTGACAAACTGGACAGCCACAGCAAATTGCTGCGGGTCTGGATGACGACGATCATTCGCACCCTAGCCATGCGTAAACACCGACCGCCCATGCCGACCTTGCTGATGGTGGACGAAGCCGCCCAATTGGGACCGCTGGACGAATTGCGTGTGGCCATTACCTTGCTGCGTGGGCAAGGGGTGCAGGTGTGGACCCATTGGCAATCCCTCGCACAGATACAGCATCTTTATCCTGATTGGCGGACCCTGATCGAAAATGCCGGCATCATCCAGGCCTTTGGGGCGGCGACAGCAATGTCGGCTGCCGCCATTCAGTCAGTGACCGGATACGAGGGCGAAATCCTGGGGTTACGACACGATGAACAGATCTTGTCCATGGCGGGCCTTCCCGCCATTCGCGCTCGTCGCCCCAATTATCTGACCGATCTGCGCTACCAAGGACAGTTTCGCCCCAATCCGTTGTTCGCACCGCAGATCGGGTGA